TTTTGGCTTTGAATTCCTCGAAGCCGCTCTTCGGGCGCAAAGGCGCCGCATTCTGGTGGTCGAAGAAAAAGAAGTGGACGACGACCTCGTGCGCGATATGACCGAAGTGCTCACTTCCCTGGCCGCCCGCCTGTACGGCAAGCGTTCTGCGAAACGCCGGGCAAAAAAGGCGTTGGAGGCGCTTCGACGTGAAGATCCATAGAGCCTACCGCTACGAGCTCGATCCCAACCAGGAACAACGCATTCTCCTCGCCAAGCACGCCGGGG
This sequence is a window from Brockia lithotrophica. Protein-coding genes within it:
- a CDS encoding helix-turn-helix domain-containing protein, with the translated sequence MKIHRAYRYELDPNQEQRILLAKHAG